The Microvirga lotononidis nucleotide sequence GGGCGTGTGCCGGCGGATCAGCGCGCGGACCTGCGCTTCCTGCTCGACCTGGAGAAACCGGCCTGTGCCAGGGGCCGGGCCGCGCGGCCCGCTGGCCAAGCCGGCCTGGCCCTGCTCGGCGAAGCGGCGGCAGATATCGAAGACGCCGGTGCGCGTCAGACCCACCTGCGCGGCAATGGCATCATAAGTCAGGCCGCTCTCGCGCAGGCCGATCACCTGCCGGCGGCGCTCCTCTTGCGCGGCTGCTGGCAGCTTGCGCATGTCTATATGCTTCATCCAGCCAAACTGGAGTCTTCCGCAGCAGATTTCAAGAGTACCCAAGCCGGATCAATAAGTCGACGGTGCCCCAAGCAAGGGGATTAACGATTTTGAGTGCACGCAAGCTATTTTCTTTGGAGCGTGACTTATCTCTGAGTACCAGATGGCTGCCGGCAGGATTTGGACGGTGCGCATAACTTCATCCATAGCGTAGATTGCTGCCATCAAAACAATGGATTTTACAATGCTACCGAACAACCAGTAGCAAAGGTCAGGTTAGACACCTATAACTCGGGAATACTAGAATGGCTATCGATCTTAATCCTGCCCTCGGGAAAAATTCTCAGCTGTACCCCGAGCATCAACCGAAGCGCATGTCCATTGCAGTCACGTTCTCCGGCCTGCGCAAACTGCATCGCGCCCGCTCGACACGACAAGCGCCCCCCACGTCGCGGAGGCGCTTGCTAGCTACAAACCTTCGTATAGCTTTCCCAAACCATTCGATATCAGCCACATACCTCCGTACAATTGAGCCAGCCCTCGATCCCGCTTTAGCTTCGCGAGGAATGGGGTGTTGCTGATCGCAGGTGCCAAATGCTTCTGCCACCCGGCCAAATGGATCCCATGTCCATCGCAGTGGAAACGTGCAGAAGATGCAGGGAAGCCGTTGGTGAATCTGGTACGGATGGCTCATGCACCCGATGCAATCTCCATCGTGTATGACAATCAAATAGGGCGCGAAGCGATGACGGACATCCTCTTTTCGGCGGGCTTCATCCCAGAACTGTGCCAGAGTGCAGATGAGTTCTTGAAACCCAGCCGCCTTCGGAGCACGTCCTGCTTGATCGCGGACATGCAGTTGCCCCGGGTGACAGGGATCGACCCGTGCGACCATCTGGTTGCATCCGGAAAGGCCATTCCCACCATTTTGGTCACAAGCCGATCCGGCGACGACCAGCGGGCGCGGGCGCTGCGAACCGGTGCGTCCTATTACCTGAGCAAGCCATTCAGTGACAGCGAGTTGCTTCCATGCATCAACTCCACTCCGATATGCCAGACAGCGCGGAAGAGGCGCACATGAATATTGCCATATCCAGCGCTACGGGAGTTCTCTTACGGCGCTCTCAGGTGCGGTGGAGGCTGGCCTGGGAAAACGAGCTGCAACTCTCCGATCACATCGACCTGTCCGAGTTCTTTCGAAAGACCTACGGACCGACTGGGGCCTTTAATGCAAAACCATTCGAAGGCAATCGGAGCTGGGCTGGCGCGAGGCCTGAGCTCCGCGCAATCGGCTACGACTCGGGTGGTGTAGCAGCTCATATGGGCTTGCTGCGCCGCTTCATCAAGGTTGGCGCGGCCGACCTGCTAGTGGCTGAACTAGGATTGTACGCCGTCCGTCCAGATCTTGAGGGGCTCGGAATCAGCCATGCAATCCGCGCCATGCATCCAGTCCTGCAGGATCTGGGCGTCCCATTCGGCTTCGGCACGGTTCGGCACGCGCTGCAGAAGCATGTTGCAAGGCTGGGCCGGCACGGTCTGGCGACCATTGTGTCGGGGGTTCGCGTGCGGTCTACCCATCCAGACGTGTATCTAAACTTGCAGCCCACGCGCGTCGAGGACGTACTCGTCGTGGTTCTACCGATTGGACGCTCGATCAGCGATTGGCCGACAGGTACGATCATTGATCGGAACGGACCGGGGCTGTGAAACACCTGGATTATATATGCAAAGTGCCGAGTGCATTTGATGTCAACACTGGAGATCGTAGCGTCTATCTGACGTTTGACGACGGTCCCCATCCACTTTTCACACCAAAGATCCTCGACGTGCTGGCGGAGCATCGAGTGCCGGCGGCTTTCTTCGTCATCGGCTCCTGCGCGGCAGCCCAGCGAGACCTCATCCGACGCATCGTTGCGGAAGGGCACGAGGTCGCTAACCACACGATGACTCATCCGGATCCGTCCAGATGCAAACCCGACGAAGTACAATACGAAATACTTGCGGCGAACAGGACCATTAAACTGGTGTGCCCCCAGGCCTCCGTGCGGTACATGCGCGCGCCGTTTGGCATCTGGACTGAAGACCTGCTCACTGCATCCGCGCGCGCTGGACTGACGCCCGTACACTGGTCGGCAGACCCGCGCGACTGGTCTCGCCCCGGAGCCAACGCGATTGTCGATGCAGTGCTTGGCTCT carries:
- a CDS encoding NodA family N-acyltransferase, which translates into the protein MNIAISSATGVLLRRSQVRWRLAWENELQLSDHIDLSEFFRKTYGPTGAFNAKPFEGNRSWAGARPELRAIGYDSGGVAAHMGLLRRFIKVGAADLLVAELGLYAVRPDLEGLGISHAIRAMHPVLQDLGVPFGFGTVRHALQKHVARLGRHGLATIVSGVRVRSTHPDVYLNLQPTRVEDVLVVVLPIGRSISDWPTGTIIDRNGPGL
- the nodB gene encoding chitooligosaccharide deacetylase NodB, with amino-acid sequence MKHLDYICKVPSAFDVNTGDRSVYLTFDDGPHPLFTPKILDVLAEHRVPAAFFVIGSCAAAQRDLIRRIVAEGHEVANHTMTHPDPSRCKPDEVQYEILAANRTIKLVCPQASVRYMRAPFGIWTEDLLTASARAGLTPVHWSADPRDWSRPGANAIVDAVLGSIRPGVIVLLHDGCPPDELNPGTRAGLRDQTVRALSRLIPALHDRGFEIRSLPQRY
- a CDS encoding response regulator, which produces MLLIAGAKCFCHPAKWIPCPSQWKRAEDAGKPLVNLVRMAHAPDAISIVYDNQIGREAMTDILFSAGFIPELCQSADEFLKPSRLRSTSCLIADMQLPRVTGIDPCDHLVASGKAIPTILVTSRSGDDQRARALRTGASYYLSKPFSDSELLPCINSTPICQTARKRRT
- a CDS encoding helix-turn-helix domain-containing protein, encoding MRKLPAAAQEERRRQVIGLRESGLTYDAIAAQVGLTRTGVFDICRRFAEQGQAGLASGPRGPAPGTGRFLQVEQEAQVRALIRRHTPDELGLPFALWSRAAVRVNRAGFSGG